The Brasilonema sennae CENA114 genome includes a region encoding these proteins:
- a CDS encoding (Fe-S)-binding protein, translated as MQVSQGSESKKASLENLTGFDGNHPPNPKLIDTCVHCGFCLSTCPSYRVIGKEMDSPRGRIYLMDGINEGEIPLNKATVEHFDSCLGCLACVTTCPSGVQYDKLISATRHQVERNYPRSLPDKLFRQLIFSLFPNPDVLRVLLVPLFFYQKLGLHKLVRGTQLLKLVSPRLAAMESILPEVTLKSFQDNLPDIIPAQGKKRYRVGVILGCVQRLFFSPVNEATVRVLTANGCEVVIPKTQGCCAALPEHQGQTEQAKALARQMIDSFANTGVDFVIINAAGCGHTLKEYGHILGDDPEYREKAKAFAAKVRDAQEFLVSVGLTAKLSPLTNQPLSLVYQDACHLLHGQKISLQPRQLLREIPGVKLREPVDAAICCGSAGIYNLLQPEVAEELGRQKVQNLLNTGADLITSANPGCTLQIRKHLQLEGKQISIMHPMELLDYSIRGVKLKV; from the coding sequence CTTGTCCTAGTTATCGGGTGATTGGGAAGGAGATGGATTCTCCACGGGGACGCATCTATCTTATGGATGGGATCAATGAGGGTGAGATTCCTCTGAATAAGGCAACAGTAGAACATTTTGATAGTTGTTTGGGGTGTCTTGCTTGTGTGACGACTTGTCCTTCTGGTGTGCAATATGACAAATTGATTTCTGCAACTCGTCACCAAGTTGAACGGAATTACCCGCGTAGTTTGCCAGATAAGTTGTTTCGTCAACTGATATTTTCTCTGTTTCCTAATCCTGATGTTTTAAGGGTTCTGCTGGTTCCATTGTTTTTTTATCAAAAGTTGGGTTTGCACAAATTGGTGCGTGGAACTCAGTTGTTGAAGCTTGTGTCTCCTCGCTTAGCCGCGATGGAATCAATTCTGCCAGAAGTTACTTTGAAATCTTTTCAAGATAATTTGCCAGATATTATTCCAGCACAGGGTAAGAAACGTTATCGAGTTGGGGTGATTTTGGGATGTGTGCAAAGGTTATTTTTCTCGCCAGTCAATGAAGCGACTGTAAGGGTTTTAACGGCGAATGGCTGTGAAGTTGTGATTCCCAAAACTCAAGGATGTTGTGCGGCGCTTCCCGAACATCAAGGACAAACAGAACAAGCCAAAGCTTTAGCAAGGCAGATGATTGATAGTTTTGCAAATACTGGTGTAGATTTTGTAATTATCAATGCTGCTGGTTGCGGTCATACATTAAAAGAGTACGGTCATATTTTAGGAGATGATCCAGAGTATCGCGAAAAAGCGAAAGCATTCGCGGCGAAGGTTAGAGATGCGCAAGAGTTTTTGGTTAGTGTTGGTTTAACAGCAAAATTATCACCACTTACAAATCAACCCTTGAGTTTGGTTTATCAAGATGCATGTCATTTGTTGCACGGACAAAAGATTAGCTTGCAACCGCGTCAGTTGTTGCGAGAAATTCCAGGCGTGAAGTTGCGCGAACCAGTTGATGCAGCTATATGTTGTGGTAGTGCGGGAATTTACAATCTACTTCAACCAGAGGTGGCCGAGGAGTTGGGTAGACAAAAAGTGCAAAATCTATTGAATACTGGTGCTGATTTAATTACTTCTGCCAATCCGGGTTGTACTTTGCAAATTCGCAAGCATTTACAGTTGGAGGGGAAACAGATTTCTATCATGCACCCAATGGAGTTGTTGGACTATTCAATCAGGGGTGTGAAGTTGAAAGTTTAA
- a CDS encoding cation:proton antiporter, with product MVDSYIIDLLVIGSLLLFVTLLSGWISRLPLSFAIIYLIVGILLGPYGFGLIQLRRAGVFNAEVLERLAEFVVIISVFSCGLKIVRPLKFRAWNITTRLIVFLMPISIFGLAVVGKLFLGMDWGEAILLGAILAPTDPVLASEVQLSDTNDKDELRFGLTSEGGLNDALAFPFVYFGIHALKDNNWNNWLKQWVAVDIIWAIAAGVVMGFIVAKAVVWIEKKIQNKHRVDEIMEDFIALGTILLTYSLTEIVNGYGFLAVFIAGLVFQRSYGNSEKPLAQLEFIERLEKLLEVGTILILGTILLVKPMLNYASQSLLVIVLLFLVIRPVGAWISTIAGNSRKAYRRRTWYSGTRLLFGWFGIRGVGSLYYLSYAFGKGLKGEIGEQISWITYTTIVVSVIVHGITSTPLMNWYERNLAKHENSSSPATIDEFQ from the coding sequence ATGGTTGATAGCTATATTATTGATTTACTTGTCATTGGGTCATTGCTATTATTTGTCACCTTATTATCCGGATGGATTTCGCGTTTACCTCTTTCCTTCGCCATCATCTACCTAATAGTAGGTATTTTATTAGGTCCTTATGGTTTTGGACTGATTCAATTACGCCGTGCTGGAGTATTTAACGCTGAGGTGTTAGAACGGCTGGCAGAATTTGTCGTGATTATATCTGTCTTTAGCTGTGGTTTAAAAATTGTACGTCCGCTCAAATTTAGAGCTTGGAATATTACGACGCGACTTATTGTTTTTTTGATGCCAATTTCAATTTTTGGGTTGGCAGTTGTAGGTAAACTCTTTTTAGGGATGGATTGGGGAGAGGCTATCTTATTGGGAGCGATTCTTGCACCAACTGATCCAGTCTTAGCTTCAGAAGTTCAACTGAGTGATACGAATGATAAAGATGAATTGCGCTTTGGTTTAACGTCCGAAGGCGGTCTAAATGATGCCTTAGCTTTTCCTTTTGTTTATTTTGGAATTCATGCTTTAAAAGATAACAACTGGAATAACTGGCTGAAACAGTGGGTTGCAGTTGATATAATTTGGGCTATTGCTGCTGGTGTTGTAATGGGCTTTATCGTTGCCAAAGCAGTTGTTTGGATTGAGAAAAAAATCCAAAATAAGCATCGTGTTGATGAAATTATGGAAGATTTTATAGCCCTTGGTACAATTTTGCTAACTTACTCTCTAACAGAAATTGTTAACGGGTATGGATTCCTTGCTGTATTTATTGCAGGGCTAGTATTCCAACGGAGTTATGGAAATTCCGAAAAACCACTGGCACAGTTAGAATTTATAGAGAGATTGGAAAAACTTTTAGAAGTTGGGACAATTTTAATATTGGGGACGATTTTATTAGTCAAGCCAATGCTAAATTATGCTAGCCAATCTTTATTAGTGATAGTCTTATTATTCCTAGTCATCCGACCTGTAGGAGCCTGGATTAGCACAATTGCTGGAAATTCCCGAAAAGCGTACCGTCGTCGAACTTGGTATTCAGGAACTCGTTTGTTATTCGGTTGGTTTGGTATTCGTGGTGTTGGCTCTTTATATTATCTTTCATATGCCTTTGGCAAAGGTCTAAAAGGTGAAATAGGTGAGCAAATAAGTTGGATAACTTACACCACTATTGTTGTTTCCGTGATTGTGCACGGAATCACTTCAACTCCATTAATGAATTGGTATGAGCGTAATCTTGCCAAGCACGAAAATTCCTCTTCTCCAGCTACCATTGATGAATTTCAATGA
- a CDS encoding transposase: MEAQGHPLPEHSQTKSPSALSRFLNINPWSTRDMIRIVRNHVLETSLKVFSAEGKGRKPFLQVIIDLTTLEKRGKFKNFEDLIRVYNGKRGLHIVVVYLVVGKWRIPWNFRVWRGKGTPSPAQLGLRLVKRLPKSLTERFRVNILVDTAFGSVEFLHGVRKLKYHAVTGVAINRKLVDGRVLRHLHKQGQQVRLVGLKFPVTVSWYYLKRDKGKLEKRFVLSTRPIKASTLKWWGKRRWQIEGWFKTAKQ, from the coding sequence TTGGAAGCGCAAGGGCATCCCTTACCTGAACACTCTCAAACCAAATCTCCGAGTGCATTGAGTCGGTTTTTAAATATCAATCCTTGGTCAACAAGGGATATGATTCGTATTGTTCGTAACCATGTATTAGAGACGAGCTTAAAGGTTTTTTCAGCAGAAGGGAAAGGACGTAAACCATTTTTACAGGTTATCATTGACCTAACGACTCTTGAAAAACGGGGTAAATTTAAAAACTTTGAGGATTTAATAAGAGTTTATAACGGTAAACGTGGTCTGCATATAGTAGTAGTTTATTTAGTTGTCGGAAAGTGGCGCATACCTTGGAACTTCCGTGTTTGGAGAGGTAAGGGTACACCTTCACCCGCTCAACTAGGACTCAGGTTAGTTAAGCGTTTACCTAAATCTTTAACTGAACGCTTTCGGGTGAATATTTTGGTTGATACGGCTTTTGGGAGCGTGGAATTTCTTCATGGTGTACGCAAGTTGAAATATCATGCGGTTACAGGTGTGGCTATTAACCGTAAATTAGTTGATGGAAGAGTTTTAAGACATTTACACAAACAGGGACAACAAGTCCGTTTGGTTGGTTTAAAGTTTCCCGTTACCGTATCTTGGTATTACTTAAAGCGCGATAAGGGCAAGCTTGAAAAACGTTTTGTCTTGTCTACTCGTCCCATTAAAGCTTCTACTCTCAAGTGGTGGGGTAAGCGTCGTTGGCAAATTGAGGGATGGTTTAAAACCGCAAAGCAATGA
- a CDS encoding Nif11-like leader peptide family natural product precursor: MSLDQVNAFYEVLMSDQAIYEQYHQKCCVKGLFGIWDWDKTKIVHFASTLGYTFTEHDLDEAWFGGDPGISESSLNLSEYQRYMV; this comes from the coding sequence ATGTCACTGGATCAGGTAAATGCTTTTTACGAGGTTTTGATGTCGGATCAAGCCATTTATGAGCAGTATCACCAGAAGTGCTGCGTTAAAGGCTTATTTGGTATTTGGGATTGGGATAAAACCAAAATTGTTCATTTTGCTTCTACTCTGGGCTATACATTTACTGAACACGACTTAGATGAAGCATGGTTTGGTGGCGATCCTGGTATTTCTGAGAGTTCCTTAAATTTATCAGAATACCAGCGTTATATGGTATAA
- a CDS encoding FHA domain-containing serine/threonine-protein kinase: MIGQLLAGRYKVLEVLGEGGFGQTYIAEDVHLPGNPKCVLKHLKTSSTDPDILETVRRLFQKEAETLQQLGNHDQIPRLLAYFEEKQEFYLAQEFISGHPVSMEFPPGRIWTEPHILEMLNSVLGILEFVHSHGVIHRDIKPDNIIRRASDNKLVLIDFGAIKQLQSQTAVGTRQNHITLITGTRGYMPSEQIRRLPRPSSDIYALGMMGIQGLTGVHPHQLQDDPNTGEILWQHLATVSPGLAAILTKMTRYHFKDRYQTATEVLLALRESATNSDKLPTEEACFTTNILHELSLEWEENGQVKNRKILEKQQSKNPSRGVRIGRDPQVCDIVISDPTVSALHIEIFFHQQKQKFYLRNLRQMNPPIVDGQLLLAGEMPLCVGSNIRLGQQNFQVSDIVCNEYPGGYVPIEYSIVPIALQQPINQTMRIPKVKKAEENSQEVLLTPESVLSSSAIKVPKLLGMSVAACISAVGGFSFLNSNNMIGTHAQQNFISQQPQLCRVVSPPGGRFVAKLRPEPQTEVGAVKQLNLGVMVLFVQVRGDFVEVKLPDGTQGWLFRDEVQPCTASQITH; the protein is encoded by the coding sequence ATGATTGGTCAGTTACTAGCAGGACGTTACAAAGTCCTTGAAGTATTGGGCGAGGGGGGATTTGGGCAAACTTACATTGCTGAGGACGTTCACCTCCCTGGGAACCCTAAATGCGTCCTAAAACATCTCAAAACTTCTAGTACCGACCCTGATATTTTAGAAACTGTCAGAAGGCTTTTTCAAAAAGAAGCTGAAACTTTGCAACAGTTGGGCAACCACGACCAAATACCCAGACTTTTAGCTTATTTTGAAGAGAAGCAAGAATTTTACTTGGCACAAGAATTTATCAGTGGACATCCTGTGAGTATGGAGTTTCCTCCAGGAAGAATATGGACGGAACCCCATATTCTTGAAATGCTAAATTCGGTACTGGGTATTTTAGAATTTGTTCATAGCCACGGAGTCATTCATCGTGATATCAAACCAGATAATATTATTAGACGTGCTTCAGACAACAAATTAGTTCTGATAGACTTTGGAGCAATTAAACAACTGCAAAGTCAAACAGCAGTTGGGACAAGACAAAACCACATCACTCTGATCACCGGAACTCGGGGATATATGCCCTCTGAGCAAATCAGACGTTTACCACGTCCTAGTAGTGATATTTATGCACTGGGGATGATGGGAATTCAAGGATTGACAGGGGTGCATCCACACCAACTCCAAGATGATCCCAATACTGGAGAAATACTGTGGCAACATCTGGCAACTGTCAGTCCGGGGTTAGCTGCTATTCTTACTAAGATGACGCGCTATCACTTTAAAGATCGTTACCAGACTGCGACTGAGGTGCTGCTAGCGCTACGGGAATCAGCGACAAACTCTGACAAATTGCCGACAGAAGAAGCTTGTTTTACCACAAACATCCTTCATGAACTCTCTTTAGAGTGGGAGGAAAACGGACAAGTCAAAAATCGCAAAATCCTTGAAAAACAACAAAGTAAAAACCCCAGTCGAGGAGTCCGCATCGGTCGAGATCCCCAAGTATGCGACATTGTTATATCAGATCCAACAGTATCTGCTTTACATATTGAAATCTTCTTTCATCAGCAAAAGCAGAAATTTTACTTGCGGAATTTGCGCCAGATGAATCCTCCTATTGTTGATGGACAGTTACTTTTAGCAGGCGAAATGCCTCTTTGTGTTGGTAGTAATATACGGTTGGGGCAACAAAATTTTCAGGTAAGTGACATTGTTTGCAACGAGTATCCGGGTGGGTACGTACCTATAGAATACTCAATTGTTCCGATCGCACTGCAACAACCTATTAACCAGACGATGCGAATTCCAAAAGTCAAGAAGGCTGAAGAAAATTCACAAGAAGTTTTGTTGACTCCAGAGTCAGTATTATCATCTTCAGCGATCAAAGTACCAAAATTACTTGGGATGAGTGTAGCAGCTTGTATCAGCGCTGTTGGTGGCTTTAGCTTTTTGAACTCTAACAACATGATCGGAACTCATGCACAACAGAATTTCATCTCACAGCAACCACAACTGTGTCGTGTTGTTTCTCCCCCCGGTGGCAGATTTGTAGCTAAATTACGCCCTGAACCTCAAACAGAGGTTGGCGCTGTCAAACAACTGAATCTAGGCGTAATGGTCTTATTTGTTCAGGTGCGCGGTGATTTTGTAGAAGTTAAACTGCCTGATGGAACTCAAGGCTGGCTTTTTAGGGATGAAGTACAACCTTGTACTGCATCACAAATAACCCATTAA
- a CDS encoding class I SAM-dependent methyltransferase, whose amino-acid sequence MYQMNPTSLFSGRATDYALYRPSYPAEAINIILEGFDQPSQLVAADIGAGTGIASRLLGEREIKVIAIEPNPEMRLAATGHPMVEFRSGTAEVTGFPDASVDLVTCFQSFHWFNPSPTLYEFHRILKSSGRLGLVWGIWDEDDSFTKEFDRLVFQSSNNIPGLPSRESMISALLESPYFQKVRQTNVPYQQWLDLQGLIGLAQSQGFVPLSPEERQPLVAQLQKLHEQAADTSGKVCVVYRIDIYLAEPMV is encoded by the coding sequence ATGTACCAAATGAACCCCACGAGTTTGTTCTCCGGTAGAGCAACAGACTATGCTTTGTATCGACCAAGCTATCCAGCAGAGGCAATTAATATCATCTTAGAAGGATTTGACCAGCCGTCACAGCTCGTTGCAGCCGATATTGGAGCCGGGACAGGTATCGCTTCGCGGTTGTTAGGCGAACGCGAGATAAAAGTCATTGCCATTGAGCCAAATCCAGAAATGAGACTGGCGGCAACTGGACATCCAATGGTAGAATTTCGCTCTGGGACAGCAGAAGTGACAGGTTTCCCTGATGCATCGGTTGACTTAGTGACTTGTTTTCAATCTTTCCACTGGTTTAACCCTTCGCCAACGCTTTACGAGTTTCACCGCATCTTAAAGTCATCTGGACGTCTTGGTCTGGTTTGGGGTATCTGGGATGAAGACGACTCCTTCACTAAAGAATTTGACCGCTTAGTTTTCCAAAGCTCAAACAATATTCCTGGATTACCAAGTCGTGAGTCGATGATCAGCGCACTTCTGGAGAGTCCCTATTTCCAAAAAGTCCGCCAAACAAATGTTCCGTATCAGCAATGGTTAGATTTACAAGGATTGATTGGTCTTGCCCAAAGCCAAGGCTTTGTCCCACTTTCACCAGAGGAACGACAACCGCTTGTCGCTCAATTGCAAAAGCTACACGAGCAGGCGGCTGATACTAGTGGTAAAGTTTGTGTGGTCTACCGTATCGATATTTACCTTGCTGAACCAATGGTGTAA
- a CDS encoding glutathione S-transferase family protein: MIILYEHPLSPYAQKNKIALREKGVEFEIKTPDVSGGAFGGSEFLEANPRAQMPVLIDGDAKIFDSTIILEYIEDKWSEPPLLPPNPADRARVRMIEEVMDTYYEPINWGVMEINFFGRAKGSLAETIVGNAKQQAAKCREWLTKQLGDCEWFNGDRFGWSDLCVVPYINSSSFIFGIGPEANSPLADWFKRVSVRPSVAQTLQEANDSVAGLEQFSHFVEQGLFKREYRDHRLEWMIRMGGLQVVLDGIEKDNIRFSNDFS, from the coding sequence ATGATCATCCTCTACGAACACCCCCTATCTCCGTATGCACAGAAGAACAAAATCGCCTTGCGCGAAAAGGGAGTTGAGTTTGAGATCAAGACGCCTGACGTGAGTGGGGGCGCGTTTGGGGGCAGTGAGTTTCTGGAAGCCAATCCTCGCGCCCAGATGCCGGTCCTCATTGACGGCGATGCCAAGATCTTCGACTCTACAATCATCCTTGAGTACATCGAAGACAAATGGTCCGAGCCACCGCTGCTGCCTCCCAATCCAGCAGACCGAGCTCGTGTCCGCATGATTGAAGAGGTCATGGACACCTACTACGAGCCGATCAACTGGGGGGTGATGGAAATCAACTTCTTTGGTCGGGCGAAGGGTTCGCTTGCCGAAACGATCGTTGGGAATGCCAAACAACAGGCTGCGAAGTGCCGTGAATGGCTGACGAAGCAGCTAGGCGATTGCGAATGGTTCAACGGCGACCGTTTTGGTTGGAGCGATCTGTGTGTCGTTCCCTACATTAACTCGTCGTCATTCATATTCGGGATTGGACCAGAAGCAAACTCCCCACTTGCTGATTGGTTCAAGCGCGTTAGTGTGCGTCCAAGCGTCGCTCAAACGTTGCAGGAAGCAAACGACTCTGTTGCCGGATTGGAGCAATTTTCGCATTTCGTTGAGCAAGGTTTGTTCAAACGTGAGTACCGTGACCATCGTCTTGAGTGGATGATTCGTATGGGTGGACTCCAAGTTGTACTCGATGGCATTGAGAAAGACAACATCCGATTCAGTAACGATTTCTCTTGA
- a CDS encoding Crp/Fnr family transcriptional regulator, protein MQASIEQISQIAVFVGLEPSDKLSLQPHTQVRRYLKGEIILHEGDALPDVLFALVSGSIQMTKTAGTGKETILRTLCAGEIFAAPALLGNGIAPATVTALSDCEILTVQRDALLKAIQENPDIALRMLMVFNSRIQQLHETVHGLVSERAIVRLARIIQYFAEHDGTESTPQGEVLKIQLPYYRIARSIGITYEECVRFMKSLKSVIAYSRGGKITILDAKKLEEVAALHNSSNSYLDSATPKIL, encoded by the coding sequence ATGCAGGCAAGCATTGAACAAATTTCACAAATTGCCGTATTTGTAGGTTTAGAGCCTTCAGATAAATTGAGTTTGCAGCCTCACACCCAAGTGCGACGTTATCTTAAGGGAGAAATTATCCTGCATGAAGGCGATGCTCTACCAGATGTATTGTTTGCTTTAGTGAGTGGGTCAATTCAAATGACAAAAACAGCAGGAACGGGGAAAGAAACGATTCTTCGCACCCTTTGTGCTGGGGAAATTTTTGCTGCTCCTGCACTGTTGGGAAATGGTATTGCGCCTGCAACTGTCACAGCTTTGAGTGATTGTGAGATTCTGACTGTACAACGAGATGCTCTACTCAAAGCTATTCAAGAAAACCCTGATATTGCTCTACGGATGCTGATGGTTTTTAATTCGAGAATTCAGCAATTGCATGAAACAGTTCATGGATTAGTTTCTGAAAGAGCCATTGTCAGGTTGGCAAGAATAATTCAATATTTTGCTGAGCATGATGGTACAGAATCAACTCCGCAAGGAGAAGTTTTGAAAATCCAATTGCCTTACTATCGAATTGCACGTAGTATTGGCATTACTTATGAAGAGTGCGTACGCTTTATGAAAAGTCTTAAGTCAGTGATTGCTTACAGTCGGGGTGGAAAGATAACGATACTGGATGCAAAAAAACTAGAAGAAGTTGCGGCGTTGCATAATAGTAGTAATTCATACCTTGATTCAGCAACGCCGAAAATCCTTTGA
- a CDS encoding amidase, whose protein sequence is MNKTDLAFTPALEQAQLIRRREVSPLELVEVYLERISRLNPQLGSYFTVMAEQAIADAKAKTEILSNTSELPPFFGVPISIKDLNPVAGVPCTYGNPALLDNIADHDSGVVVKIKQAGFILLGKTATSEIGSTPYTEPTGFPPARNPWNLDYTPGGSSGGAAAAVAAGLCAIAQGSDGGGSIRGPAACCGLVGIKPSRGRVTHAPVGDSLSGIATNGPIARTVADAAALLDVMSGYVTGDPYWLPNPEPSFLAYTKEKPGRLRIAYATSTPPIGKADANCEQGVLQTVQLLQELGHTVEQTSIDLSRLVEPFQFVWQTSVAGSGIPAEALQPLNRWLLARTGSAGEYLRAVSQMQAVARQIVALFDTIDVLVLPVYLHSPIRVGEWANLSPEETFQKIVDWVAPCPPANATGQPAIALPVGFDELGLPISVQLVGRPAAEATLISLAAQLEAAKPWIQHRPALG, encoded by the coding sequence ATGAATAAAACTGATTTAGCTTTTACCCCAGCACTAGAACAAGCACAGTTAATCCGACGCCGAGAGGTATCGCCGTTGGAGTTGGTGGAAGTCTATTTAGAACGCATCTCTAGGTTGAATCCTCAGTTGGGAAGTTATTTTACGGTGATGGCAGAACAAGCGATCGCAGATGCCAAAGCCAAAACAGAAATCCTTTCTAATACCTCAGAACTACCACCGTTTTTTGGAGTGCCGATTTCTATTAAAGACCTCAACCCTGTTGCAGGTGTCCCTTGTACTTACGGAAATCCCGCGTTACTAGATAATATCGCTGACCATGATAGTGGGGTAGTAGTCAAGATTAAGCAAGCTGGGTTTATTCTTCTGGGCAAAACAGCAACATCAGAAATTGGTTCAACTCCTTACACAGAACCTACGGGTTTTCCCCCAGCCAGAAATCCGTGGAATTTAGACTACACCCCAGGCGGTTCCAGTGGTGGTGCAGCCGCAGCGGTAGCAGCAGGATTATGTGCGATCGCTCAAGGTTCTGATGGTGGTGGTTCAATTCGTGGTCCTGCAGCTTGTTGTGGTTTAGTGGGAATCAAGCCATCAAGAGGAAGGGTGACTCATGCACCGGTGGGCGATAGCCTTAGTGGTATTGCGACAAATGGTCCAATAGCACGTACTGTTGCTGATGCGGCTGCTCTTTTAGATGTCATGTCTGGATATGTCACAGGCGATCCATATTGGTTACCCAACCCAGAACCCTCGTTTCTTGCTTATACAAAAGAAAAACCTGGTCGTTTGCGAATTGCTTATGCAACAAGTACCCCTCCTATAGGGAAAGCTGATGCTAACTGTGAGCAAGGCGTTCTGCAAACAGTGCAATTATTACAAGAACTTGGTCACACAGTTGAGCAGACGAGCATAGATCTTAGTCGATTAGTTGAACCATTTCAATTTGTTTGGCAAACAAGCGTCGCTGGGTCGGGAATACCTGCTGAGGCTTTACAGCCATTGAATCGTTGGTTGTTGGCTAGAACAGGTTCTGCGGGTGAGTACTTGCGAGCAGTTTCCCAAATGCAGGCGGTAGCACGACAAATTGTCGCACTTTTCGACACGATTGATGTGCTTGTGTTGCCAGTTTACTTACATTCACCTATCCGCGTGGGAGAGTGGGCAAACTTGAGTCCAGAAGAGACATTCCAAAAGATTGTTGATTGGGTTGCACCTTGTCCACCAGCGAATGCAACTGGACAACCGGCGATCGCTCTTCCTGTAGGTTTTGATGAACTCGGTTTACCGATAAGCGTACAATTAGTGGGACGCCCCGCAGCCGAAGCCACTCTCATTAGCTTAGCAGCGCAACTGGAAGCTGCTAAACCTTGGATTCAGCATCGTCCAGCTTTAGGATGA
- a CDS encoding type II toxin-antitoxin system VapC family toxin encodes MSRYVLDASVAIKWFVPEIYSNAARQLLASAHNFLVPDFFFAEVGNVLWKRVRRDDDSPDNARQTLADLNTVPIEVYLSQPLMPFALNIAIQTDAAVYDSLYLALAITQGCQMVTADQKFYNALKNSTFASSLLWVEDI; translated from the coding sequence ATGAGCCGCTATGTTCTGGATGCTAGCGTTGCTATCAAATGGTTTGTGCCTGAAATTTATTCCAATGCAGCTAGGCAGTTGCTGGCAAGTGCTCACAACTTTTTAGTCCCAGATTTCTTCTTTGCAGAAGTAGGAAATGTTTTGTGGAAACGGGTACGTCGTGATGATGATAGCCCTGATAACGCACGACAGACTCTAGCAGACTTGAACACGGTTCCTATAGAGGTGTATTTATCTCAGCCATTGATGCCTTTTGCTTTAAATATTGCGATACAGACGGATGCGGCAGTTTATGACAGCCTTTATCTAGCTCTAGCTATCACGCAAGGATGCCAAATGGTAACAGCCGACCAAAAATTTTACAACGCACTCAAGAATAGTACTTTTGCAAGCTCTCTCCTGTGGGTGGAAGATATTTAA
- a CDS encoding FitA-like ribbon-helix-helix domain-containing protein encodes MAQVLVEDIDPMILGKIEILAKQHGRSLQEELKHILQQAAENEAYHTGGDMAKAREAVARAQARYTGRTFSDSAELIREDRQR; translated from the coding sequence ATGGCTCAAGTTTTAGTAGAAGATATAGACCCGATGATTCTTGGAAAGATTGAAATCCTTGCGAAACAGCATGGTCGCTCTTTGCAAGAAGAATTAAAACATATACTACAGCAAGCTGCGGAAAATGAGGCATATCATACGGGCGGTGATATGGCGAAGGCAAGAGAAGCAGTAGCACGAGCTCAGGCTAGGTACACAGGCAGAACTTTCAGCGATAGTGCAGAACTGATCCGTGAGGATCGCCAACGATGA